The following are from one region of the Candidatus Neomarinimicrobiota bacterium genome:
- the nuoK gene encoding NADH-quinone oxidoreductase subunit NuoK, translated as MAVPVEHVVILSGAIFSIGVMGVLFRRNAIIIFMSIELMLNAVNLALVGFSSYHNDVGGQVFVFLVMTLAAAEVAVGLAIIVALFRNRPTMNIDEINLMRN; from the coding sequence ATGGCCGTTCCCGTAGAACATGTTGTGATACTGAGCGGCGCCATCTTTTCCATTGGCGTTATGGGTGTGCTGTTTCGCCGAAATGCTATCATCATATTCATGTCAATCGAACTTATGCTGAATGCCGTGAATCTGGCCCTCGTCGGTTTCTCCAGCTACCATAACGATGTGGGCGGTCAGGTCTTCGTCTTTCTGGTTATGACTCTGGCGGCGGCCGAAGTCGCCGTGGGACTCGCCATAATCGTCGCCTTGTTCAGAAACCGCCCGACGATGAACATCGACGAGATAAACCTCATGCGGAATTGA